A region of Beijerinckia sp. 28-YEA-48 DNA encodes the following proteins:
- the modA gene encoding molybdate ABC transporter substrate-binding protein, translated as MQSYGLSLRVAVAGLVLGFAPLASADETTLAAGAGFRRPLADIATAYQAQSGHKILQTYGHLGQVIAQARESGQISILCGDAVVLQSAKGIAFARMARLGLGKLVVAYRKGVTLTKPEDLATASFARLGIPDQANAIYGKAGRQFLERAQLDKAIDPKLIAVATVPQVTSYVANGEIDAGFVNATDAIGAGDTIGGFIEVPDKFYDPVEVSCGVLAAAPAASTTATQGFIAFLETEPARKILQRYGL; from the coding sequence ATGCAAAGCTATGGCCTTTCCCTTCGCGTCGCCGTTGCGGGCCTTGTCCTTGGATTCGCTCCCCTCGCCAGCGCCGATGAAACGACCTTGGCGGCGGGCGCGGGCTTTCGCCGCCCGCTTGCGGACATCGCCACCGCTTACCAGGCGCAAAGCGGGCACAAGATTCTCCAGACCTACGGTCATCTCGGACAGGTCATCGCCCAGGCCCGCGAAAGCGGCCAGATCTCCATCCTCTGCGGCGACGCGGTGGTGTTGCAAAGCGCCAAGGGAATCGCATTCGCCCGCATGGCTCGGCTCGGCCTCGGCAAACTGGTCGTCGCCTATCGTAAGGGCGTGACACTGACGAAGCCCGAGGATCTCGCCACCGCATCCTTCGCGCGCCTTGGCATTCCCGACCAGGCCAATGCCATCTACGGCAAGGCTGGACGCCAGTTTCTGGAGCGCGCGCAACTCGACAAAGCCATTGATCCGAAGCTGATCGCCGTGGCGACGGTGCCGCAGGTCACGAGCTATGTCGCCAACGGCGAAATCGACGCCGGCTTTGTCAATGCCACCGATGCGATCGGCGCCGGCGACACGATCGGCGGCTTCATCGAAGTGCCGGACAAATTCTACGATCCGGTGGAAGTGTCGTGCGGTGTGCTGGCCGCAGCGCCCGCCGCATCCACCACGGCCACGCAGGGCTTCATTGCTTTCCTTGAGACGGAACCGGCCCGGAAGATCCTGCAACGCTACGGCCTGTGA
- a CDS encoding MgtC/SapB family protein, translated as MQFIETFEAASFLDSFISLSAAFVLGTAIGVERQYRQRSAGLRTNVLVSVGAAAFVDLAMRLTGADGAVRVIAYVVSGIGFLGAGVIMKEGMNVRGLNTAATLWASAAVGASAGGDRVAEAAMITLFILAGNTLLIPLVNAINRIPIDEGFSEAIYEVRVAALNDRVPDLRESILGELKRAKYPVADINITPGNDDTSEIIARLVSTTARTDELNYAVSRLRRLTGVQHASWEVSTAE; from the coding sequence CTGCAGTTTATTGAGACCTTCGAAGCCGCCTCCTTCCTGGACAGCTTCATCAGCCTCTCCGCCGCCTTCGTCCTCGGCACGGCCATCGGCGTGGAACGACAATATCGCCAGCGCAGCGCCGGCCTGCGGACCAATGTTCTCGTTTCAGTCGGCGCCGCCGCCTTCGTCGATCTCGCCATGCGACTGACCGGCGCTGACGGCGCGGTGCGGGTGATCGCCTATGTGGTGTCGGGCATTGGCTTTCTCGGCGCCGGCGTCATCATGAAAGAAGGCATGAATGTCCGCGGCCTCAACACGGCCGCGACCTTATGGGCCTCCGCCGCCGTCGGCGCCTCGGCGGGTGGCGACCGCGTCGCCGAAGCCGCGATGATCACGCTCTTCATTCTCGCCGGCAATACGCTGCTCATTCCCCTCGTCAATGCGATCAACCGCATTCCTATCGACGAAGGATTCTCGGAAGCCATCTACGAGGTCCGCGTCGCCGCCCTCAACGACCGGGTGCCGGACTTGCGCGAAAGTATTCTGGGCGAGTTGAAGCGCGCCAAATATCCGGTGGCTGATATCAACATCACGCCGGGCAATGACGACACCTCGGAGATCATCGCCAGACTTGTCAGCACGACCGCGCGAACCGACGAATTGAACTATGCGGTCAGCCGGCTGCGCCGTCTCACCGGTGTGCAGCATGCAAGCTGGGAAGTCAGCACGGCCGAATGA
- a CDS encoding ABC transporter ATP-binding protein: MAEYSDSVDADGPSSWLAFTAGLALTGPAGPFHLDVALQFARGAFVALTGPSGAGKTTLLRVLAGLAVPDRGHVRVGGEMWSDTVSGRFMPVRRRPIGFVFQDYALFPNMTVRGNVEYALGTAHRKEAQALLELVGLERLAEAYPARLSGGQKQRLALIRALARKPSVLMLDEPLSALDPDMRRQLQDELKRLHHRFGTTTFLVSHDTAEILRLADRVVRLEQGRVVYDGDAAGAFGLARQESGLQLTGCHVSGPDAEGFCVVMIGDERHRIRYRDRSAAFAPGDLVMLDFTDAASTRVE, from the coding sequence ATGGCTGAATATAGCGATTCTGTCGATGCCGATGGCCCTTCGTCCTGGTTGGCCTTTACGGCTGGCTTGGCGCTGACAGGTCCAGCGGGTCCGTTTCATCTCGATGTCGCTTTGCAATTTGCCCGGGGCGCCTTTGTCGCGCTGACGGGGCCATCGGGCGCCGGCAAGACGACTTTGCTGCGTGTCCTTGCCGGTTTGGCCGTGCCTGATCGCGGCCATGTGCGTGTTGGCGGTGAGATGTGGAGCGACACAGTCTCCGGTCGCTTCATGCCGGTGCGCCGTCGCCCGATCGGTTTTGTTTTTCAGGACTACGCGCTGTTTCCCAACATGACCGTGCGCGGCAATGTTGAATATGCCCTCGGCACAGCGCATCGAAAGGAGGCTCAGGCTCTGCTCGAATTGGTCGGACTTGAACGCCTGGCCGAGGCTTATCCGGCGCGGCTGTCGGGTGGGCAGAAGCAGCGCCTGGCCTTGATCCGGGCGCTGGCGCGCAAGCCGTCGGTTCTGATGCTCGATGAGCCTTTGTCAGCACTGGATCCGGATATGCGCCGGCAGCTCCAGGACGAGTTGAAACGGCTGCATCATCGCTTCGGCACGACGACGTTTCTCGTCAGCCACGATACTGCGGAAATCTTGCGTCTCGCCGATCGCGTGGTGCGGTTGGAGCAAGGGCGCGTGGTCTATGATGGCGATGCTGCAGGGGCTTTCGGCCTGGCGCGGCAGGAGAGCGGCCTCCAGCTGACGGGGTGTCACGTCAGTGGTCCGGATGCGGAAGGCTTTTGCGTCGTCATGATCGGTGATGAGCGCCACCGCATTCGTTATCGTGATCGCTCGGCTGCTTTCGCGCCGGGCGATCTGGTCATGCTCGATTTCACCGATGCGGCTTCAACGCGGGTGGAGTAG
- a CDS encoding 4-hydroxyphenylacetate 3-hydroxylase N-terminal domain-containing protein — translation MLKTGKDYLERLRDGRTVYIGRERVDNVTTHPAFAQAARSFADFFDMKADPARREEMSYVEDGERHSAYYLKARNKDDLAKRSTAHRILAEANYGLLGRSPDYVSSFVTGMSLKPDFFGVYADNVTNYYRFMRDNDIFAAHAIVSPQSARDPAFYQKQNLPNPSCRVIRETDDGIIVHGMKMLATSAPVADEIWIGNILPLSPEAKAESITFAVPCNTPGLSMWSRKPFAPHAQSEFDAPLTWRFDEPDAMVMFDNVKVPWERVFVHNDPQRSRALYIETAAHSYGNHHSNVRLQVKLQMLVGLASRIAQANGADQIPAVRETLGRLAALEALLEATVAGQIQAAEEWPTPGYLTFNRRMMYAALNWGVENYSAIIDTVRELCGGGVLQMPADLSMLDDDTLAETFRTYWQTPHMAALDRMKLFKLAWDMVGSELAGRHQQYEKFFPGASFIVRNHNYREAPWEKWHATVDGILTRTAAPASTISEPV, via the coding sequence ATGCTCAAAACCGGCAAGGATTATCTGGAACGGCTGCGCGACGGACGCACCGTCTATATCGGGCGCGAGCGCGTCGACAACGTCACCACCCACCCGGCCTTCGCCCAGGCGGCGCGCTCTTTCGCCGATTTCTTCGACATGAAGGCCGACCCCGCCCGGCGCGAAGAGATGTCCTATGTGGAAGATGGCGAACGCCACAGCGCCTATTATCTGAAGGCCCGCAACAAGGACGATCTGGCCAAGCGCAGCACCGCCCACCGCATTCTCGCCGAAGCCAACTATGGCCTGCTCGGCCGCTCGCCCGATTATGTTTCAAGCTTCGTCACCGGAATGAGCCTGAAGCCTGATTTTTTCGGCGTCTATGCGGACAACGTGACGAACTACTATCGGTTCATGCGCGACAACGACATATTCGCCGCCCATGCCATTGTCTCGCCGCAGAGCGCGCGCGATCCAGCTTTCTATCAAAAGCAGAACCTGCCCAATCCGAGCTGCCGTGTGATCCGCGAGACAGACGACGGCATCATCGTCCACGGCATGAAAATGCTGGCGACCAGCGCGCCGGTGGCCGATGAAATCTGGATCGGCAACATCCTGCCGTTATCGCCGGAAGCCAAGGCGGAATCGATCACCTTCGCCGTGCCCTGCAATACGCCGGGCCTGTCGATGTGGTCACGCAAGCCCTTCGCCCCACACGCACAGAGCGAGTTCGACGCGCCGCTGACATGGCGCTTCGACGAGCCCGATGCCATGGTCATGTTCGACAATGTAAAAGTGCCCTGGGAACGGGTGTTCGTGCACAACGACCCGCAGCGCTCGCGCGCGCTCTACATCGAGACTGCGGCGCATTCCTATGGCAACCACCATTCCAATGTACGCTTGCAGGTGAAGCTGCAAATGCTCGTCGGCCTCGCCAGTCGTATCGCTCAAGCGAATGGCGCCGATCAGATCCCCGCCGTGCGCGAGACACTTGGTCGCCTCGCCGCGCTTGAGGCGCTTCTGGAAGCAACGGTCGCCGGCCAGATCCAAGCGGCCGAGGAATGGCCGACGCCAGGCTATCTCACCTTCAATCGGCGCATGATGTATGCGGCGCTGAACTGGGGCGTCGAAAATTATTCGGCTATCATCGACACCGTGCGCGAACTCTGCGGCGGCGGCGTATTGCAGATGCCCGCCGACCTGTCCATGCTCGACGATGACACCTTGGCGGAAACATTCCGCACCTATTGGCAGACGCCCCATATGGCGGCGCTCGATCGCATGAAGCTGTTCAAGCTCGCCTGGGACATGGTTGGCTCGGAACTGGCCGGCCGCCACCAGCAATATGAGAAATTCTTTCCCGGTGCGTCCTTCATCGTTCGCAACCACAATTATCGTGAAGCGCCCTGGGAGAAATGGCACGCCACCGTCGACGGCATCCTGACCCGAACGGCCGCGCCCGCCTCCACTATCTCCGAGCCCGTGTAA
- a CDS encoding ionic transporter y4hA, giving the protein MAHAHHDHVPAWSWLVPAGAAVLIALKLSGIVSESSAIVLTIAAVFLAAAVFASVHHAEVLAAKVGEPLGSIILAAAVTIIEVALIVSIMLSTAEGAATVARDTVYSALMIVLNGVIGLSLVLGGRRHHEQTFQLPSASSALAVLGTLGTLVLVLPNFTEAGGPRQFSSFQLVVIGAVSLALYGVFIFVQTIRHRDYFMEAKSDSLEDEIPAPSGSVTLTSAILLPVSLAAVVLLAKILSYPLDNAIAAAGLPKAFVGVVIAAVVLLPEGIASVRSAIVNRLQNSVNLGLGSALASIGMTIPVVTAVSIFADKQLTLGLSPAHQVLLVLTLFVSTITLGTGRTTVLQGVVHLGIFAVFIVLSAIP; this is encoded by the coding sequence ATGGCACACGCGCATCACGATCACGTCCCGGCCTGGTCCTGGCTCGTCCCAGCGGGCGCGGCCGTTCTGATCGCCCTCAAACTGTCCGGCATCGTATCGGAGAGTTCCGCCATCGTGTTGACGATCGCGGCCGTGTTTCTTGCGGCCGCGGTCTTCGCCTCGGTGCATCATGCGGAAGTGCTGGCCGCAAAGGTCGGGGAGCCGCTGGGGTCGATCATCCTGGCGGCAGCCGTGACGATCATCGAGGTCGCCCTGATCGTTTCCATCATGTTATCGACGGCGGAAGGCGCCGCCACGGTGGCGCGCGATACGGTCTATTCCGCCTTGATGATCGTGCTGAACGGCGTCATCGGTTTGAGCCTCGTGTTGGGCGGCCGGCGACATCACGAACAGACGTTCCAACTGCCTTCGGCGTCTTCGGCGCTGGCGGTTTTGGGCACGTTAGGAACCTTGGTTCTGGTTCTGCCGAATTTCACGGAAGCTGGCGGTCCGAGGCAATTTTCGTCCTTTCAGCTGGTGGTCATCGGCGCTGTCTCTTTAGCACTCTATGGCGTCTTCATCTTCGTGCAGACCATCCGTCATCGCGACTATTTCATGGAAGCGAAGTCAGACTCGCTGGAGGACGAGATCCCAGCCCCCTCAGGCTCGGTGACGCTCACCAGCGCCATCCTGCTGCCGGTTTCGCTTGCCGCCGTCGTTCTTCTTGCCAAAATTCTGTCCTATCCGCTCGACAATGCTATTGCCGCCGCCGGCTTGCCGAAGGCCTTCGTCGGTGTGGTGATCGCCGCCGTGGTGCTTTTGCCGGAAGGTATCGCTTCGGTGCGTTCAGCCATTGTGAACCGTTTGCAGAACAGCGTGAATCTCGGGCTCGGCTCGGCACTCGCCAGCATTGGCATGACGATCCCCGTGGTCACCGCCGTCTCAATCTTTGCCGATAAGCAGCTGACACTCGGCCTGTCGCCGGCGCATCAGGTGCTGCTGGTGCTGACGCTCTTCGTCAGCACGATCACGCTCGGCACGGGCCGCACCACGGTGCTTCAGGGCGTGGTGCATCTCGGCATCTTCGCCGTGTTCATCGTCCTCTCGGCCATTCCTTAA
- a CDS encoding VOC family protein, which translates to MAFTRIDHVALDVADLARSVAFYERTFGFKTYSDYVTPTGLKIAYLKLGGTVLELVGQQDAPMQGFHFCLHCDDFDGAVQDLQAAGIALVQAPHKTGAREPGEETWRRVVFAGPDGEHIEIRG; encoded by the coding sequence GTGGCTTTCACGCGGATCGATCATGTGGCGCTGGATGTGGCGGATCTCGCCCGCTCCGTCGCCTTTTACGAACGGACCTTCGGCTTCAAGACCTATTCCGACTATGTGACGCCGACCGGCCTCAAGATCGCCTATCTGAAACTGGGCGGCACGGTGCTCGAACTGGTTGGCCAGCAGGATGCGCCAATGCAAGGCTTTCACTTCTGCCTGCATTGTGATGACTTCGACGGTGCCGTGCAGGACTTGCAGGCGGCGGGCATCGCGCTGGTGCAGGCGCCGCATAAGACCGGCGCGCGGGAGCCGGGGGAGGAGACTTGGCGGCGCGTCGTGTTTGCCGGACCTGATGGCGAGCATATCGAGATCAGGGGATGA
- a CDS encoding flavin reductase family protein, producing MSFSHALASDWPMDAVDLTDFRVGMRAWASGVTVLTTCAGDTRGGLTATAMCSLSAEPPRLLACVNQRGPTFALMRQAGHLSVNVLAEGQADIAACFAGMNAVADRFTVGAWRPGGYKGDPVLGDALCTFECAIAEIVDAVSHGLIIADIKAVHVTASARPLLYADGRFSKLEDDFFDPRHGYYF from the coding sequence GTGAGTTTCAGCCATGCGCTCGCCAGTGACTGGCCGATGGATGCGGTCGACCTCACCGATTTTCGTGTTGGCATGCGCGCCTGGGCCAGTGGCGTGACGGTGCTCACCACCTGCGCTGGCGACACGCGTGGGGGGCTTACGGCGACGGCCATGTGTTCGCTGTCGGCGGAACCGCCGCGCCTGCTGGCCTGCGTCAACCAACGTGGACCGACCTTCGCGTTAATGCGGCAGGCCGGCCATCTCAGCGTCAATGTTCTGGCTGAGGGGCAGGCCGATATCGCCGCATGTTTCGCTGGTATGAATGCGGTCGCTGACCGTTTCACCGTCGGCGCCTGGCGACCTGGTGGCTATAAGGGTGATCCGGTGCTTGGTGACGCGCTCTGCACGTTTGAATGCGCCATTGCCGAAATCGTCGATGCGGTCTCCCATGGCCTGATCATCGCCGACATCAAGGCAGTGCATGTCACGGCCAGCGCCCGGCCGCTTCTTTATGCCGATGGCCGTTTCTCGAAGCTCGAGGACGATTTTTTCGACCCGCGGCATGGCTATTATTTTTGA
- a CDS encoding AraC family transcriptional regulator, which translates to MNPVIPELDALSRRLPMTRTGDARVARRCLDRVFARHALEVRGSSLDFAHQLLSLGESSISLLRYGSEAEVVAPALDFYLLQMTLSGRVGLRAQGFETVLEAGSAFIMNPNIAYRKLWDREAQQILLKIPRGRLAGRVAATLAETVEFAPETLSATTFFEPVHQLLDRLGDCTSDGSGHCRPTAAIRASENELLDLVLAALPHRLVAGRETAAGHAVPYYIWRAERHLRASPNAMVKTATLARLAGVSARTLQEGFQRFRGRTPSQIARDLRLDRARSVLLNGVGENVTAIALDCGFSHLGRFAQSYAERFGETPSQTIRRRRRS; encoded by the coding sequence GTGAACCCGGTGATCCCAGAGCTTGATGCCTTGAGCCGCCGCCTGCCGATGACGCGCACGGGTGATGCCCGTGTCGCGCGCCGTTGCCTCGACCGGGTGTTCGCCCGTCATGCACTGGAGGTGCGCGGCAGCAGCCTCGATTTCGCACACCAGCTTCTGAGCCTGGGCGAAAGCTCGATCAGCCTTTTGCGCTATGGCTCGGAGGCGGAGGTGGTGGCGCCGGCGCTCGATTTCTACCTGTTGCAGATGACGCTCAGCGGCCGCGTTGGCCTGCGCGCGCAAGGCTTCGAGACGGTGCTGGAAGCGGGCTCCGCCTTCATCATGAATCCCAACATCGCCTACCGGAAGTTGTGGGACCGCGAAGCCCAGCAGATCTTGCTCAAGATCCCACGTGGCCGGCTGGCCGGGCGCGTCGCCGCCACGTTGGCTGAGACGGTGGAGTTCGCGCCGGAAACGTTGTCGGCGACGACCTTTTTCGAGCCGGTGCACCAGCTGTTGGATCGCCTTGGCGATTGCACCAGCGATGGCAGCGGTCATTGCCGGCCGACGGCGGCGATCCGGGCCAGCGAGAACGAGCTGCTCGATCTGGTGCTGGCGGCATTGCCGCACCGTCTCGTTGCTGGTCGTGAAACGGCGGCTGGCCATGCGGTGCCCTATTACATTTGGCGGGCCGAGCGCCATCTGCGGGCCAGCCCCAATGCGATGGTGAAGACGGCGACCTTGGCGCGGCTTGCCGGTGTCAGCGCGCGCACCTTGCAGGAAGGGTTTCAGCGTTTTCGTGGCCGCACGCCAAGCCAGATCGCGCGTGATCTACGGCTTGATCGCGCCCGCAGCGTGCTGCTCAATGGCGTGGGCGAGAATGTTACCGCTATCGCGCTCGACTGCGGCTTCTCCCATCTTGGTCGCTTCGCGCAGAGCTATGCCGAACGGTTCGGCGAAACGCCGTCGCAAACCATTCGCCGGAGACGCAGATCGTGA
- a CDS encoding 3-hydroxyanthranilate 3,4-dioxygenase, with translation MSATPDGPSAFNLMKWIAENPDKLKPPLGAKTIFREDDFMVTVVGGPNARTDYHVNPTEEFFFQLKGDVKIGLQHDGKPYDLVLPEGSIYLLPANVPHAPQRGPNTVGLIIERIRKNGLLDTHRWYCEECNNVLFEKTVQIEILERDMPPIFDAYYGNPDNQLCKACGHHNPGRPARA, from the coding sequence ATGTCAGCTACACCCGATGGCCCCAGCGCCTTCAACCTGATGAAATGGATCGCGGAAAATCCCGACAAGCTCAAACCGCCGCTGGGCGCCAAGACGATCTTCCGCGAGGACGATTTCATGGTGACTGTCGTCGGCGGCCCCAATGCCCGCACCGACTATCACGTCAATCCAACCGAGGAATTTTTCTTCCAACTCAAGGGCGACGTGAAGATCGGCCTCCAGCACGATGGCAAGCCTTACGACCTCGTCCTGCCGGAAGGATCGATCTATCTCTTACCGGCCAACGTGCCGCACGCGCCGCAGCGCGGCCCCAACACGGTCGGCCTGATCATCGAGCGCATCCGCAAGAACGGCCTGCTCGACACCCATCGCTGGTATTGCGAAGAGTGCAACAACGTGCTGTTCGAGAAGACCGTACAGATCGAAATTCTCGAACGCGACATGCCGCCGATCTTCGACGCCTATTACGGCAATCCCGACAACCAGCTCTGCAAAGCCTGCGGCCACCACAATCCGGGGAGGCCAGCGCGAGCGTGA
- the modB gene encoding molybdate ABC transporter permease subunit, which produces MSAIVSDIGAALSDPGLAFPAALTFKVALVTFCLHLVLGLSLGWALAQPKWWGRTALDIVVTVPLVFPPLALGFVLLLLLGRRSAIGGWLDQSFGFSFVFSTEGVILASVIAGLPLVVKPIEAAIASLSRSLGEASRTLGRSEWETFIHVIIPNIRGAIVAGLVLGTARALGEVGITLMLGGNIVGKTNTMSLEIYNAVFNGEYPRAMALSAILGVLSVIVFIILRRSSKPILS; this is translated from the coding sequence GTGAGCGCCATCGTCTCCGATATCGGCGCGGCCCTCTCCGATCCGGGCCTCGCCTTTCCCGCCGCCCTGACCTTCAAGGTGGCGCTTGTCACTTTCTGTCTCCATCTCGTTCTCGGACTTAGCCTCGGCTGGGCACTGGCGCAGCCAAAGTGGTGGGGCCGAACGGCCCTCGACATCGTCGTCACCGTACCATTGGTGTTTCCGCCTTTGGCGCTCGGCTTCGTTCTGCTGCTGCTTCTGGGGCGGCGCAGCGCGATCGGCGGCTGGCTCGATCAGAGTTTTGGCTTTTCCTTCGTCTTTTCTACGGAAGGCGTGATCCTCGCGTCGGTCATCGCCGGCCTGCCGCTGGTGGTGAAACCGATCGAAGCCGCCATTGCCAGCCTCTCACGCAGCCTCGGCGAAGCCTCTCGCACGCTCGGGCGCAGCGAATGGGAAACCTTTATCCATGTGATTATTCCCAATATACGCGGCGCGATTGTCGCCGGCCTCGTGCTCGGCACAGCGCGCGCCCTTGGCGAAGTCGGGATCACGCTTATGCTCGGCGGCAACATCGTCGGCAAAACCAACACTATGTCGCTTGAAATCTACAACGCCGTGTTCAATGGCGAATATCCACGCGCCATGGCTCTGTCAGCCATCCTCGGCGTTCTCTCGGTGATCGTTTTCATCATCCTGCGGCGCAGCTCGAAGCCGATATTGAGCTAA
- a CDS encoding long-chain fatty acid--CoA ligase has protein sequence MNISMLLEQSAQRLPDHPAVTQDGRSLTYRQLNADVASFAGALRGHFGLEKGDRVALAMDNSVELLLALFAIWRAGLVAVPMNAKLHGRELLDLIVDSDAALCLTSPKQAAAIHAVPEFSQHKCFLFDATDPAFVALCKGDGLDVTPVAPDDLAWLFYTSGTTGKSKGAMLTHRNLMFSTTSYLADIDQLDERDTIFHAAPLTHGSGIYALPHIAKGSHNLILSGSFDPDEVLSALGKYQNVSMFAAPTMVNRLVRQVGRWRGNLSSLKCMIYGGGPMHVQDLKDALDVFGPRFYQLFGQGESPMTITGLDKFHHEKAVRDHRDDWLASCGPARTGVEVMVVDDDGESLPPGELGEVVTRSDCVMAGYWRNPEATAAALRDGWLHTGDSGKLDERGFLTLLDRKKDLIISGGSNIYPREIEEVLLEHDGVREVAVIGEPDREWGELVVACVVTTTPNITADELDTLCLNRLARFKRPRRYVFLEDLPKNSYGKVLKRELRGRI, from the coding sequence ATGAACATCAGTATGCTTCTCGAGCAGTCCGCGCAGCGGCTGCCCGATCACCCAGCCGTCACGCAGGATGGGCGTAGCCTGACCTATCGCCAGCTCAATGCCGATGTCGCTTCTTTCGCTGGCGCGCTGCGCGGACATTTCGGTCTGGAGAAGGGCGACCGGGTTGCGCTGGCGATGGACAACAGCGTCGAATTGCTGCTGGCGCTGTTCGCCATCTGGCGTGCCGGTCTTGTCGCCGTGCCGATGAATGCTAAATTGCACGGTCGCGAATTGCTCGATCTCATTGTCGACAGCGATGCCGCGCTCTGTCTCACCTCACCGAAGCAGGCCGCTGCCATCCATGCCGTGCCGGAATTTAGCCAACACAAGTGTTTTCTGTTCGACGCGACCGATCCGGCCTTCGTCGCGCTCTGCAAGGGCGATGGCCTCGATGTGACGCCGGTGGCGCCCGACGATCTCGCCTGGCTTTTTTACACCAGTGGCACGACGGGCAAATCAAAAGGCGCGATGCTGACCCATCGCAATCTGATGTTCTCGACCACAAGCTACCTGGCCGACATCGATCAACTCGACGAACGCGATACGATCTTCCATGCGGCGCCGCTGACACATGGGTCTGGCATCTACGCATTGCCGCATATCGCCAAGGGCTCGCATAATCTGATCCTGTCCGGCTCCTTCGACCCCGACGAGGTGTTGAGCGCGCTTGGCAAATATCAAAACGTCAGCATGTTCGCGGCGCCCACCATGGTGAACCGCTTGGTGCGACAGGTCGGTCGCTGGCGCGGCAATCTCTCGTCGCTGAAATGCATGATCTATGGCGGCGGCCCGATGCATGTGCAGGATCTCAAAGATGCCCTCGATGTGTTTGGCCCGAGATTCTATCAGCTCTTCGGCCAAGGTGAATCGCCGATGACCATCACCGGTCTCGACAAGTTCCACCATGAGAAGGCGGTGCGCGACCACCGTGACGACTGGCTCGCCTCCTGCGGCCCGGCGCGCACGGGCGTCGAAGTCATGGTGGTCGACGACGATGGCGAGTCGCTGCCTCCGGGTGAACTCGGCGAGGTGGTTACGCGCAGCGATTGCGTCATGGCTGGCTATTGGCGCAACCCGGAGGCGACGGCGGCGGCGCTGCGTGATGGTTGGCTGCACACCGGCGACAGCGGCAAGCTCGACGAACGTGGCTTTCTCACGCTGCTCGATCGCAAGAAAGATCTGATCATCAGCGGCGGCAGCAATATTTATCCGCGCGAGATCGAGGAGGTTCTCCTCGAACATGACGGCGTGCGCGAAGTGGCGGTGATCGGCGAGCCGGATCGCGAATGGGGCGAGTTGGTGGTGGCCTGCGTCGTCACCACTACGCCTAACATCACCGCCGATGAACTCGACACGCTCTGCCTCAATCGTCTGGCACGCTTCAAACGGCCGCGTCGCTATGTCTTCCTTGAGGATCTACCGAAGAATAGCTACGGCAAAGTGCTCAAGCGCGAATTACGCGGCCGCATCTAA
- a CDS encoding peroxidase-related enzyme (This protein belongs to a clade of uncharacterized proteins related to peroxidases such as the alkylhydroperoxidase AhpD.), whose amino-acid sequence MARIALADRNKLPEEFKGRFDIIEKSNGYIPNSYLLLAHRPPILKALMDLSQAVIRDEGALDRGFRFLVAYMSSRTAGCQFCQAHNISSAARWGISDEKLNAIWDYETSPLFNDGERAAFDLARAASVVPNAVTDEIFVRLKQHFSNEQIIEMVSVIALFGWQNRLNDTLQTDLDAHTLDWAAQFGLAEKTGWNPEDHLGKSTEPA is encoded by the coding sequence ATGGCCCGTATCGCACTCGCCGACCGCAACAAACTGCCCGAAGAATTCAAAGGACGTTTCGACATCATCGAAAAGTCGAACGGCTATATCCCCAACAGCTATCTGCTGCTCGCCCACCGACCGCCGATCCTCAAGGCGCTGATGGACCTGTCACAAGCCGTAATCCGCGACGAAGGCGCGCTCGATCGCGGCTTCCGCTTTCTTGTCGCCTATATGTCGAGCCGCACGGCCGGCTGTCAGTTCTGCCAGGCTCACAATATTTCCAGCGCCGCGCGCTGGGGCATCAGCGACGAAAAGCTCAATGCCATCTGGGACTATGAAACGAGCCCGCTGTTCAACGATGGCGAGCGCGCCGCCTTCGATCTTGCCCGCGCCGCTTCCGTGGTGCCCAATGCGGTCACCGACGAGATTTTCGTGCGCCTGAAGCAACATTTCTCCAACGAACAGATCATCGAAATGGTCTCCGTGATCGCGCTCTTTGGCTGGCAGAACCGTTTGAACGATACATTGCAGACCGATCTCGATGCCCATACGCTCGATTGGGCAGCGCAGTTTGGTCTAGCCGAGAAGACTGGCTGGAATCCGGAAGATCATCTCGGCAAATCCACCGAACCGGCTTGA